GTATTTATCTATCACATTTTGAACCGTATGAGGTTGCTCTGGTAGATATACATACAATTCAGAACGATACATGGCACCACAAACTCTTGACTGATTGTGGCAGGTGTCACTCGTAGACACTTGTCATTCCAGGAAATGGCTCAGGACAATCAATACATTGCCACGTGCCAATCCCAGTATTACAGTGCATTTAATTACTTGTAGTATTGTACATTTCCAAGACTTCAATGTGTTACTTTTCTTGCCCCTGCCTATGGGGTCCAAAGAAAATATACAAAGACAGAAGCTGTGAAGTGTAAAAATGTAATGCTGATGTAGGCACTTCCTTGCAATATATATGTACACTAGAAAAAAGATCAAAAAACAGAAGTCAGGCAAACTGTAAatcagagaaaaaacaaacaaatgtttacCTCCTCTCTCTTTAATTTCTCTCGTTTACGAATTAACTCCAACAATAAGCGTGCCCTCTCAAGGTCATGGCGAAGCCTGTGCCAGTACTTCAATTGTTCTTTCAAAGCACTGCTTTCCTCATTATCTTCCCTCTTCAGAAAACAAAGACCAAAAAAATTAGTAACTTTAGactgtttatattgtatattatgtGCTGGAATAATAAGGCACAACCAGCTGACAATGGGGCAAAAACATTAAAAGTTACTAAAGACAGTTACACAAATTCATAAACAAACAAGAGAcatgcttccgcatccagcactgaaagcattattgaggagtttggtgacaaATCGAGtagggctgtattagaaggttCAAAGGTTTGTTTGCTAGCTAGGAATTTGAAGATtattttaaaccttcgaaggttcgtcagacacCAGTcacgcactgtgtttttttttttttttctgtcaacagaaatcgtttgacaatgtgtgaatactataagtcacatattaaatgtcactcgcatgcaaaattccattattttatttgtgtaatgcatattacttaaacaaaaatttgttgtattaaaatcaacCAAATCTTTATACGTAGCATCTCTATATGTGCCGCTgccgtatattattattattattattattattattattaatttcttagcagacgcccttatccagggcgacttacaattgttagaagatatcaaaTTATCGAAACCAAAAATGGTTTCAATAATACCTTGTGTACAACACAGTgcaagagaagtgctatggtagaatatatttataacatacaaaatatacgctaacactaacaGCCCAGATATGTGATGGGCAGATATGTAACTGATTACTGTAGTTATTGTGATCCAAATTTACTTACCTGCTGTGCATTTCGTTGTGACTGTAAATTTGACTGTAAACGCCGTAGCAATGGCACACCATTTCTTGACTGCCTTTTCAGTGTCCAGTAATTCAAAATGCGTTCTATAAATAGTTTCTTTCTCTGTAAAGCAACTTGATTGAGAATTTTGTTCAACCTAAAAGTAAGAAAACTGGTTCAAACTCAGAAGATACATTAGATTAACAAAATAGATGGGTGAAAAAGCCAGTAATCTCATAAATATGAGACATGGAGTACCTGTGGGGTCTAAGGTTGCAGCGTACTTAACGGACACATTATTCAAAAATAGGAAaaatctattcagggatactacTATATTCAGTAAGCAGGTGGGCTGAGTACGTATAACTCCATCATTTACTGCCAATCATCCATGTTGCACCATGTTAGGAAACAAAACACTTGGTAAGAATTAATAAACTATTAACAGATAGTAATCCACAACTATATGCTTAAACTCACCTTTGAGATGGGATACTTGGTACAGATACTGTAGGAACAGCTCCAAGTGATTCAGCTAaaacttttttactttttttgtttttatgcctTCCTTTTAATCTGGTCCTAGCTGTTTTTTGACAAAGTCCATTTTTGGTTTTGGCTTCCTCATAAATTGTCAGTGGTCTCCTTACACAGCCTGTTGGAGTGTGTGCATCACAATAGGCAGTCTTTTTCACAGAGAAAGTTGTTCCAGCCTCTATGACTTCTTTTACAGGTTCCATTTTCATGTAAAGGCCTGCTTTTTGAGCACAAGTCACATGAAATGCTGTGTAACAGTTTGCTCTATGACACTGAATGCAAGCACCATCCCCTTTTTGTTTACAGAGATAGCATGTCAACTTCCACCTTGCTGGAGGAATATTCCTTACACCATCAATTGGCTCAATAAAAACAGTGTTAGCAAAACCCACTTCAGGTACCCACAGGGCACAAACCACATGTCCCCAACGATCATCATCCGTCTTTTTCAATGCACCACCCTTGTTGGGGCAAAGTATGCAGTCTAAAGGCTGGGAAGGAGACTGCAAGCAATGCCGGCAAAGCCACTGCCCCTCTGGGATGTATGGAACTCCATAACACTCTTGATGCACTGCTAAATTACACATgtcacaaaataaaatgacattgctGTTCTGGCATTCACCATCCATACATATGCAGCATACTGCATCTTCATCAATGAGAGACTGGGGATCTCCTTGGTTCTGACTCTCAAAGAAAGATTCCTTTTCAAATCTGTCCATGAGGAACTCAAACACATTCTGAGAAACAACACTAAGCCCCTCACTTCTGCGTTTTTCATTAACAAGTTCTAGCCATGCATAATCCTCCTCGTCCATATCATACTCTACCTCTTTATCAAGCTCATCAGAGGATTTCTCAATAAACGTGTAATATGAGGGGGGTCTCCGAGGAGCTACAGGTGGGTTGTAGTCAACAATACGAATTTTGGGCTCTGGGAGAGTACTAGATGATACTGGTACCCCATGTGCATTTGGTGGaacagcatttttcttttttaaattgtttttaagtcTTTTGGACCTTATCAGAGCTGGCCGTTGGCTGTTTTCCTTATTGCTGTTACATTCAGTTAGCTCTTGCGCTGTAAGGTCATCCTCTGATATGATCTCTAAAGTGTCAAAAATACTGATTCTGTGTATACGACCATCAATCTCCATGTCTACCACCCTCTGAGCCTCAGCATATGTCAGTGTTTCCCGTGTGGGAGAGTTCTTGATATTGCAAGGAGAAGCTGAACGCCTTGTCGTAGACACTCGATGATGACgcccttttcttttcattttggaTATAACCTAGGAGAAAAAAAAGTCAGGAGACATGTAAGCAACACTGTAGTTACTTATCAAGAGAATCACTTATGTCATGTGACAATTACCAATAATAGTTCCCACTTTTTGAATGCATCCACATTACTTCCTTTAACAAAAAGTTAACACCAGCCTCATTACTTTTTATTATCAAGCAATATTTTACAATTCTAAGTTAAATAAAGTTGGTTATTAGATTTTAAATGATGTCGTTACTTATAAACTCATGGATATTAATAGATAGAGAAGGAGAGTTgttaccttttattggactaaataaacaataattaatcacaagcttttaagacctcagaggtctcttcttcaggtgaaagtagaaaagagagcttgatgtttacattcaaaaggTGATGGACATTAATTAACTCCAATGCTATCCAGgactttattaaaacactgactgtgaaaaatataacatCGACTTAACATGAATGGGTGCCTGTCATGAAAAACTACATTTTGCTGacattaaaatcacaaatacTGGTATTAATGTATCTGTGGCTACAGAAAATACAGCTAAAAGGGCAATATTGTTTTGGCTCAAATTACAATTAGTAGTGTAGTAATCAAACTTAAAACAAGCCACAATATTAAATTACAATTGGTGTATATGGTTTGACACCAGAACTGGAAGACAATAAACACAACTGCCTCAAGTATTGACATACTTGTTTGAAGGAAGCTTGTAGCGGAGTCAGTTCTACCAGAATTGAATAATGTCGATTCAAACGGGAGACAATTCTATTCCATGCCAGCCAACTGTTAATTCCCAAAATTAACATCAACtcatggaaaaaaacaaacaaacaaaaaaaattagaaTATAACATAACAAAAACTCATGCTTCCGTATCTGATGTACCACTTCAGTGTGTCTGAGCAGTTCCCAAAATTGTTGAATAATCAAGGGTACAAGTAATACGCCAAACACATTGTTTAGGGCTCATTCAAACCCTGCGTTTAAACTTACTTAAAACCAAGAACTTCCCATGTAAATAGAAGTTGTCCTGGACTACTGCCCAGCTCCGTGACGTCCGCACCAAACACTTTCCCGGGGCTGTTTGAATCAATGGGACATAGCAACATTACAGTTTAACTATTGTATTCCTGCCTTCATAGGGAGTACGATTGGTGCCTAACCCAGCCAGAAACAAAGTCTAGCAGTATATCCTCTTTCAACCAACAGCTTTATTGAGACACACAATCGGAGTCTGCCAGCGGCCTAGAGCGATGGGACAgttcacaataataaaaccaGAAAAGGCAAATATGGCGTCCAACAAAACAAGCACCCtagcataaaaaaagaaaagccttaccatttacatacacaccaactttatttgttttacttgatTTTTTCGATTAAGAAAAGCAGTATTCTATAGCGGATTgaaaataataagtaaataacTCTTACTTCTCAATGTTTTGTTCTGCAGACAGCAGTAGCAGCTAAAGCAATGGCGATGTGGCCCGCGGAGTGGCTGTGATTCTGCACAATCTGATCCAACGGGCGCCGCTCGAGAAAGGCTTAAACTGTTTCTTTAGAGAAAACAGTATGGTATCCGTGACGACGGTATCAGTTTGGAACGTCGTTCTTGTTCTCGGCACGCAGTTATTACTAAAAAGGACCATTCGTAAATCGAAGTGTCCAATTTCTAATAACGAACAACCTCTCTTCCAAACAACAATGCGGTTACACTAAAGGTTCCACCCGCTACGCATTCTACGCAATCACGCCTCTACGGCAGTGGTACGTGAAGACAGACTAATGTCTTAACTCTTATTGGTGCGGTGTCAGGAAGTAAAAATATTCTATCACTTTCTCGCGAGGAAGTTGTTTGGCAGTGAGTTGGATACAACATCAGTAGCAGGacacaattgtttgtttgttttggaggaAGTTTAAATTCCATAGATCTTCCAAACAGGGTAATAAGGGAAGCACATCAGTACAGGAACTAACGTGTCGTGCGTGGCTTTTTATGGTAAATGTTGCTGTAATTAGTTAGCAGATTATGTAAATATTGTCTTGTGGGGAAAACGGTAAATTACACAGCTCATTAAATAAAGGCAGAACAGCTCAACAAAATGACACAATGAGAGAAAGTGCttaatatgaagaaaaaaaaacctttaggaGATTTGGGGATACACATCCTATAAGAACATTTGAACACAAATCCGTTTTAAAATAGTGTAatagtgtcgtgggctagtcgacgaaacaccgaggatggaaggtgcccacttaaagaccccagagatgtaccctacttagctcaatccagacggttgtcgctgatgcgctggggagaccgcactgtggttgatccctggagccagcatcgcagccgttgtgtgtgctgatgcgctagggaggcaataagctgatccctggagccagcattacacttcagccatcaacaccagacagaaggatatctacatcatcatatggaaggaagcgcaaatggatggagacacatatggatcacattagtttactgtaaagctacgtcttagttggtgcttatcttggcgaaaggCGAGTtcaatcagcatgaagttttaacatctactctcgtgtaatggaaatcatgctaAACTATATTTCAATTCCAAACAAGAGGGTGTccagaaattaaaatattttgaggAATCATTacaatttttcattaaaaatcttaaaggaAATCTCACGTGAATCCCATGCAGTTATTTTGGGAATCCAACagatacagacatgctcaaatttgttggtacccctccacaaaaaacgaagaatgcacaattttctgtgaaataacttgaaactgacaaaagtaattggcatccaccattgtttattccatatttaatagaaatcagactttgcttttgatttttt
Above is a window of Acipenser ruthenus chromosome 14, fAciRut3.2 maternal haplotype, whole genome shotgun sequence DNA encoding:
- the LOC117419828 gene encoding bromodomain-containing protein 1-like isoform X4, giving the protein MLILGINSWLAWNRIVSRLNRHYSILVELTPLQASFKQVISKMKRKGRHHRVSTTRRSASPCNIKNSPTRETLTYAEAQRVVDMEIDGRIHRISIFDTLEIISEDDLTAQELTECNSNKENSQRPALIRSKRLKNNLKKKNAVPPNAHGVPVSSSTLPEPKIRIVDYNPPVAPRRPPSYYTFIEKSSDELDKEVEYDMDEEDYAWLELVNEKRRSEGLSVVSQNVFEFLMDRFEKESFFESQNQGDPQSLIDEDAVCCICMDGECQNSNVILFCDMCNLAVHQECYGVPYIPEGQWLCRHCLQSPSQPLDCILCPNKGGALKKTDDDRWGHVVCALWVPEVGFANTVFIEPIDGVRNIPPARWKLTCYLCKQKGDGACIQCHRANCYTAFHVTCAQKAGLYMKMEPVKEVIEAGTTFSVKKTAYCDAHTPTGCVRRPLTIYEEAKTKNGLCQKTARTRLKGRHKNKKSKKVLAESLGAVPTVSVPSIPSQRLNKILNQVALQRKKLFIERILNYWTLKRQSRNGVPLLRRLQSNLQSQRNAQQREDNEESSALKEQLKYWHRLRHDLERARLLLELIRKREKLKREEIKVQQVAMELQLVPFTVLLRSVQDQLEEKDTARIFAQPVNLKEVSDYLDHIKHPMDFSTMRKRIEAQGYKNLDEFEEDFNLIIENCMKYNAKDTIFYRAAVRLRDQGGAVLRQSHRDAKRIGFDYETGMYLSKPPKIEPPLPFSWEDVDKLLNPANRVHMSLEDQLKELLEKLDLTCAMKSSPSRSKRLKLLKKEIFNVRYELSLQKTQSKQPELSTTCVEEVTPLEQNLEEDGDKSLPPNLEPSDSLPPSLNLDSNSEPPTLKPIEPNPENNKLHKRVKFENEMHGISPPKEMFNGHAQEHLLKDTDVSVVATSTLAESSSDVNRRTSVLFRKSKSASPQKLGKISDAQPSSPQLGTKTFLSVVIPRLETLLQPRKRSRSACGDSEGDEESPVKRFDTGLTNGFGNDECKELTPTRKLEPRRRCASESSISSSSSLLCSTRKRIPSIPADK
- the LOC117419828 gene encoding bromodomain-containing protein 1-like isoform X3, producing the protein MLILGINSWLAWNRIVSRLNRHYSILVELTPLQASFKQVISKMKRKGRHHRVSTTRRSASPCNIKNSPTRETLTYAEAQRVVDMEIDGRIHRISIFDTLEIISEDDLTAQELTECNSNKENSQRPALIRSKRLKNNLKKKNAVPPNAHGVPVSSSTLPEPKIRIVDYNPPVAPRRPPSYYTFIEKSSDELDKEVEYDMDEEDYAWLELVNEKRRSEGLSVVSQNVFEFLMDRFEKESFFESQNQGDPQSLIDEDAVCCICMDGECQNSNVILFCDMCNLAVHQECYGVPYIPEGQWLCRHCLQSPSQPLDCILCPNKGGALKKTDDDRWGHVVCALWVPEVGFANTVFIEPIDGVRNIPPARWKLTCYLCKQKGDGACIQCHRANCYTAFHVTCAQKAGLYMKMEPVKEVIEAGTTFSVKKTAYCDAHTPTGCVRRPLTIYEEAKTKNGLCQKTARTRLKGRHKNKKSKKVLAESLGAVPTVSVPSIPSQRLNKILNQVALQRKKLFIERILNYWTLKRQSRNGVPLLRRLQSNLQSQRNAQQREDNEESSALKEQLKYWHRLRHDLERARLLLELIRKREKLKREEIKVQQVAMELQLVPFTVLLRSVQDQLEEKDTARIFAQPVNLKEVSDYLDHIKHPMDFSTMRKRIEAQGYKNLDEFEEDFNLIIENCMKYNAKDTIFYRAAVRLRDQGGAVLRQSHRDAKRIGFDYETGMYLSKPPKIEPPLPFSWEDVDKLLNPANRVHMSLEDQLKELLEKLDLTCAMKSSPSRSKRLKLLKKEIFNVRYELSLQKTQSKQPELSTTCVEEVTPLEQNLEEDGDKSLPPNLEPSDSLPPSLNLDSNSEPPTLKPIEPNPENNKLHKRVKFENEMHGISPPKEMFNGHAQEHLLKDTDVSVVATSTLAESSSDVNRRTSVLFRKSKSASPQKLGKISDAQPSSPQLGTKTFLSVVIPRLETLLQPRKRSRSACGDSEGDEESPVKRFDTGLTNGFGNDECKELTPTRKLEPRRRCASESSISSSSSLLCSTSLSLPKCGKGKPALVRRNTIDDKNELITCIETGNFAKAARLAAVNSS